The Flavobacterium piscisymbiosum genome includes a region encoding these proteins:
- a CDS encoding LamG-like jellyroll fold domain-containing protein: MKNLLRLFCSCFMCLYGSNIQAQSGKVLNLDGISTFMTVADHPDLDFGASQNKTITCWIKTTTSTGTPRIFAKRNGATGNGYEFWTGNGTNAGKFAMNMSGTGTPNNISTAGYSANSIADGTWHHIALVIDASSNRTMYGYVDGVLANTGKTFTSVTSDFSNALNFVIGATSDAGNSYKWAGQVDNVRVWNKAMTALELQADMTAVVNAPTTNLLAAWNFENISGTSVHDVSGNNHPGTLVGSPTTSNAFPMILSLDGVNDYMSVLNHADFNLAAGQSLTITCKIKTTDFGKRILSKRPGGAGIGYEFINNTSAGGGQFGVNLTTSAGAAGPPYGTSNIANNIWHHLAMVVDVASTSCKIYVDGVLQQTKTTANIGGTNTVSNTGDVLFGTLSNFASYMNAQLDDIRFWNKAMTAAEIVTDKTAIVSGPQTNLIAAWDFENVIGTTVPDISGNNHPGTLNNGAMVIAQTNEMQINSVSLVQTELPTGVGDTNQRIIAIKASVSGTINPLTVSALKFTMTGTTNVSDVTNIKIYSSGSTAIFNPGTATLFGNVAPSSGNLVVNGSKSLVNGDNYFWITYDISASANEGNLLDATCESIVANGITYNTTSNTVTGNRVILLANTLLFTPGDAGSASYRIPAIITAADGSLVTVTDKRWNGAGDLAAKIDPVVSRSTDNGKTWSAPLTIANFGAATGAGDAALVLDKTTGELLCIVSAEKGFFASTNSAPAKVLVIHSTDNGVTWGTPVDITSQIYGPNPGWKGLFVASGRAHQLRDGKIVAAIAVRENVSGTERICNYMITSADHGVTWTTSTGRAEIDGDEAKVVELNNGNIMMSIRNPGTRRFNVSTNKGATWGTAYNQASITDPNCDGDFIRYTSTLDGYDKNRLLHSIPFSGSRKNVSVQLSTDEGTTWGAPKTIFAGASAYSSLTILPDGTIGIYYENGESSTYQMYFVRFSLNWLTNGADTFVPADTPSLSKKTQEKAATDEEKFSIDVNPNPIDDIFTVKINNAKGKVSIQIFDLSGKIIRTETLNTNETQATFSLGNQTQGIYLLNINDTNSTISNKIIKK, from the coding sequence ATGAAAAATTTATTACGCTTATTTTGTTCGTGTTTTATGTGTTTATACGGTAGTAATATCCAGGCACAAAGTGGTAAGGTTTTGAACCTCGATGGAATTTCAACTTTTATGACAGTCGCAGATCATCCTGATTTAGACTTCGGCGCAAGCCAAAACAAAACCATTACCTGTTGGATCAAAACAACGACTTCGACAGGAACACCCCGAATTTTTGCCAAGCGAAATGGCGCTACAGGAAACGGCTACGAATTCTGGACCGGAAACGGAACCAATGCCGGAAAATTTGCCATGAACATGAGCGGAACCGGAACACCCAACAATATTAGTACCGCAGGATATTCGGCCAACTCAATTGCTGACGGAACCTGGCATCATATTGCTTTGGTAATCGATGCGTCGAGCAATCGAACGATGTATGGTTATGTAGATGGCGTTTTGGCCAATACAGGAAAAACCTTTACCTCTGTTACTTCAGATTTTTCGAATGCTTTAAATTTTGTTATTGGAGCAACTTCTGATGCTGGAAATAGTTATAAATGGGCAGGTCAAGTTGATAATGTTCGGGTTTGGAATAAAGCTATGACGGCACTTGAATTACAGGCAGATATGACTGCTGTTGTCAATGCACCTACAACTAATCTTTTGGCAGCATGGAATTTTGAAAACATAAGCGGGACTTCTGTTCATGATGTTTCGGGCAATAACCATCCCGGAACTTTGGTGGGATCGCCAACAACATCAAATGCTTTCCCGATGATTTTATCTTTAGACGGTGTAAATGATTATATGTCGGTCTTGAATCATGCTGATTTTAATTTAGCAGCGGGTCAGAGTCTGACGATAACCTGTAAAATAAAAACGACTGATTTTGGCAAACGTATTCTTAGCAAACGTCCCGGAGGTGCAGGAATTGGCTATGAATTTATCAATAATACATCAGCAGGCGGCGGACAATTTGGTGTTAATTTAACCACAAGCGCTGGAGCTGCGGGACCTCCATACGGAACTTCGAATATTGCCAACAATATTTGGCATCATTTGGCTATGGTGGTTGATGTTGCGTCAACGAGTTGCAAAATTTATGTTGATGGTGTTTTACAGCAAACCAAAACGACAGCAAACATTGGCGGAACCAATACGGTTTCGAATACCGGAGATGTATTATTTGGAACACTCAGTAATTTTGCATCGTATATGAATGCACAATTAGATGATATTCGTTTTTGGAATAAAGCCATGACAGCTGCAGAAATCGTAACCGATAAAACGGCCATTGTAAGCGGACCGCAAACCAACTTAATTGCTGCCTGGGATTTCGAAAACGTAATTGGCACAACCGTTCCCGACATTTCAGGAAATAACCATCCGGGAACATTGAACAACGGAGCTATGGTAATCGCGCAAACCAACGAAATGCAGATCAACTCGGTTTCATTGGTGCAAACCGAATTACCAACCGGAGTTGGCGATACCAACCAAAGAATTATTGCCATAAAAGCTTCTGTGAGTGGTACTATAAATCCGCTTACGGTAAGTGCTTTAAAATTTACCATGACAGGAACGACGAATGTTTCTGATGTTACCAATATCAAAATTTACTCTAGCGGAAGTACTGCAATTTTCAATCCTGGAACGGCAACTTTATTTGGAAATGTTGCTCCGTCAAGCGGAAATCTTGTTGTAAACGGTTCAAAGTCATTAGTGAACGGAGACAATTATTTTTGGATTACTTATGATATTTCTGCTTCCGCCAATGAAGGAAATCTGTTAGATGCCACTTGCGAATCTATTGTTGCAAACGGAATCACTTACAATACAACATCCAATACGGTTACCGGAAATCGTGTTATTTTATTGGCCAATACTTTGCTTTTTACTCCAGGAGATGCGGGTTCTGCAAGCTATCGTATTCCGGCCATTATCACTGCTGCCGATGGATCGTTAGTAACCGTCACTGACAAAAGATGGAACGGTGCCGGAGATTTAGCCGCTAAAATAGATCCGGTTGTTAGCCGTAGTACAGATAACGGAAAAACATGGTCAGCTCCTTTAACCATTGCCAATTTTGGTGCTGCCACAGGAGCGGGCGATGCAGCTTTGGTTCTCGATAAAACTACAGGTGAATTATTGTGCATCGTTTCGGCTGAAAAAGGATTTTTTGCTTCTACAAATTCGGCTCCAGCCAAAGTTTTAGTCATTCATAGTACAGATAATGGTGTAACATGGGGAACTCCCGTAGATATTACAAGCCAAATTTATGGTCCAAATCCGGGTTGGAAAGGATTATTTGTAGCTTCAGGAAGAGCGCATCAATTACGTGACGGAAAAATTGTAGCGGCAATTGCAGTACGAGAAAATGTTTCAGGAACAGAGCGTATTTGCAATTATATGATTACTAGTGCCGATCACGGAGTAACATGGACAACATCGACCGGAAGAGCAGAAATAGATGGTGATGAAGCCAAAGTTGTAGAATTAAATAACGGGAATATCATGATGAGTATTCGTAATCCGGGAACACGCCGTTTTAATGTTTCTACCAACAAAGGTGCAACCTGGGGAACAGCTTACAATCAGGCAAGTATTACAGACCCTAATTGCGATGGCGATTTTATTCGCTACACTTCTACACTTGATGGTTATGACAAAAACAGGTTATTGCATTCGATTCCGTTTTCAGGAAGCCGAAAAAATGTGAGTGTACAATTGAGTACGGATGAAGGAACAACCTGGGGAGCACCAAAAACGATTTTCGCAGGAGCTTCGGCATATTCGAGTTTAACCATATTGCCTGATGGAACGATCGGCATTTATTATGAAAACGGAGAAAGCTCGACCTACCAAATGTACTTTGTTCGTTTTAGTTTGAACTGGTTAACAAATGGTGCGGATACATTTGTGCCTGCTGATACTCCTTCGTTAAGCAAGAAAACACAGGAAAAAGCAGCAACCGATGAAGAAAAATTTAGTATTGATGTAAATCCTAATCCAATTGATGATATTTTTACTGTGAAAATTAATAATGCTAAAGGAAAAGTAAGTATTCAAATATTTGATTTATCCGGTAAAATAATCCGAACTGAAACTTTAAATACTAATGAAACACAAGCAACTTTTTCATTAGGAAATCAAACTCAGGGAATTTATCTTTTAAATATAAATGATACCAATTCTACTATTAGCAATAAAATAATTAAAAAATAA